The window ACATCACCGCCACCGGCCGGGCCGGACGGAGCGACCAGGGCGAACCCACCGTCTTCGTCACCTCCTGGCGGCTGCTCGGCAAGTGCCTGCGCCCCCTGCCCGACAAACACCGCGGACTGGCCGACCCCGAGGCCAAGGTGCGCCTGCGCTACCTCGACCTGGTCACCAGCCCCCGGGCCCGCGAGGTCGTCCGCATCCGCTCCACCGCCGTACAGGCCCTGCGCCAGGGCCTGCTGGACCGCGGCTTCCTGGAGGTCGAGACGCCGATGCTCCAGCAGATCCACGGCGGCGCCAACGCCCGGCCCTTCACCACCCACAGCAACGCCTACGACCTCGACCTGTACCTGCGCATCGCACCCGAGCTGTATCTGAAGCGCCTGTGCGTCGGCGGTCTGGAGAAGGTCTTCGAGATGGGCCGCACCTTCCGCAACGAGGGCGTCTCCCCCAAGCACAACCCCGAGTTCACGATGCTGGAGGCCTACCAGGCCCACGCCGACTACGACGTCATGCTCGACCTCACCCGCGAGCTGGTCCAGGGCGCCGCCACCGCCGCCTTCGGCAGCCCGGTCGCCCACAAGGACGGCACGGCGTACGACATCTCCGGGCCCTGGCCGGTCAGGACCGTGCACGGCGCGATCTCCGAGGTGCTCGGGGAGGAGATCGGCCCGGGCACCGGCCCGGAGGCACTGCGCCGGCACTGCGACCGCGCCGGCGTGCCGTACACCGCGGACGACACGCCCGGCGAGATCGTCCTGGAGATGTACGAGCGGCTGGTGGAGGAGCGCACCGGACCGCCCGTCTTCTACAAGGACTTCCCGACCGAGGTCTCCCCGCTCACCCGGCAGCACCGCACCGACCCGCGGCTCGCCGAACGCTGGGACCTGGTGGCCTTCGGCACCGAACTGGGCACCGCCTACTCCGAGCTCACCGACCCCGTCGAACAGCGCCGCCGGCTGACCGCCCAGTCCCTGCTCGCCGCCGGGGGAGACCCGGAGGCGATGGAACTGGACGAGGACTTCCTCGACGCCCTCGAGTACGCCATGCCGCCCACCGGCGGCCTCGGCCTCGGCGTCGACCGGCTGGTCATGTTCCTCACCGGCCTGACGATCCGTGAGACGCTGCCGTTCCCCCTGGTGCGCCACCGCTGAGGCACCCTCCGCGGCACCCGCCGAAGCTCCCTTCGAGGCACCCGCGCGCAACTGCCGCCGGGCGCTGGGCCGGGCAGGTGCTTTCGTCGCGCCGTCCCGGGGTAGAGGCACAACGCCCGGACACTGATGACTCATGAAGAAGGATCAGTTGCTCACCCGGCGCCGGGCGTTGCTCGCCGGCGCCGTCGCGCTCGGAGCGGCGGGAGCGGCCGGCACAGCCGGTCTGCTGCTCTCCGGTTCCTCCGACACACCGGTACCGCCCGCCCCCGCCGCGGGTCCCGAGGCACGCAGCGCCCTCAAGCCCTCCGCCTACCGTCTGAGCCCCCTGGCCGGCGACGCCCCGCAGCGGGCGGCGCCGCTGCCGGCCAAGGTGCGCACCTCGCCGATCCTGCGGTTCTCCGGACGCGGCGACACCATGATGCTGACGTTCGACGACGGACCCCACCCCGAGTTCACCCCGCACGTCCTGGACATCCTGTCCCAGTACGACGTCCGGGCCACCTTCATGGTCTGCGGGGAGATGGCCGACTGGAACAGGGACCTGCTGGCCCGGATGGCCGACGAGGGACACGTCGTCGGCAACCACACCTGGAGCCACCCGCTGCTCACCCAGCTCGACCGCCGCGGCATCCGCAGCGAGCTCGAACGCACCAGCGACGTCATCGAGAAGGCCTACGGCGAACGGCCGTTGTGGTTCCGCGCCCCCTACGGCGCCTGGAACCGCGACGTGTTCAAGCTCAACGCCGAACTGGGCATGGAGCCGCTGGCCTGGAGCGTCGACAGCCTCGACTGGACCACGCCCGGCACCGGCGCCATCGTGCGCCGGATCGAGAGCGGCGCCGCCCCCGGGGTCGTCGTGCTCTCCCACGACGCCGGGGGCGACCGGTCGCAGACCGTCCGCGCGCTGCGCAAGTACCTCCCCAAGCTCCTCGACGAAGGCCGCCACTTCACCGTGCCGCGCCGGCAGTACACCTGAGCCGGGCCCCGCGCACGGCCCGCCGCCCGCCCGGCCGGGGTCCGCTCAGCGGACCTCGACCAGGCGGGCGAACACGACGACGTTCCCCTGATATCCGGTCTGCTTCGTGTAACCGCCGCCGCAGGTGATGACCCGCAGTTCCGGAGTTCCCTTCGAGCCGTACACACGGTCTCCGGGGAAATCGTCCTTCTGGAACACCTCGACGCCGTACACCTCGAATACGGCCGTCTTTCCGTCCTGGCGGTCGATTTCGACGCGGTTTCCATTCTGCAGGGCGCCGAGCCCGTAGAACACGGCGGGCCCCGCTTTGTTGTCCACATGGCCGACGACGACCGACGTGCCGTCTTCCCCCGGCGTGACCGCGCCGTTGAACCAGCCGGCCAGATTCGGGTCCTCCGGCGGCGGCGCGGCGACCCAGCCGTCCGGGTCCACGCCGACCGGTGTGACGGGCGCGTCGACCTGGATCACCGGGATCCTGATCCGGTCCGGCACCGAGCGCGACACGGACTGAAGGCCCGTCGCCGAGGGGAGCGGCGTGTGCCTGATGTCCGGCGCTGCCGCCGTCGCGGGCTGGGGCGGGCCGACGTCGAACTCCCCGGAGCCGTTGCGGATCAGGGCGAGTCCGGTCAGCAGGGCCAGCGCTATCACGCCCCACGGCGCACGCCTCCTCCGTGGCTCCCGCTCCTCCTCCTCGATGAATCCGGTCAGCTCTCTCGCAGGCATTCGACAACCCCTCTCGACCCGGCCGTCGCCGTGTCAGTCGCGCATGCGAAAACGCTAAGTCCGGCGCGCGCAACCGGCGACGTGGCGCATGCGAACGGGTGGCGGGGCGGTTTTCCCGTGCGCCATCCGAGGCGGTCCGTAAGGGTCATTTCTGACGGTCCGTGACCTGCGTCGATCTTCAATGGGGTGAAGGTCCCGGTGGATTCGCTCACCGAGACGGACCAGCCCCGAAATGCGCCCGCGTGGAGCGCGTCCGAGGGTCGGTAGCGGGAGGTGCTTTCTCACCGATCGACCGGGTACGGGTCCCCGGGGCGCCTTCCGCGGAGGATCACATGCGTACTGCTCGTACCCTCTTGGCCCCCTCGGTCCCCTTGGTGGTGCTGGCCGCGGCGGTCGCCGCGGTCGGGATCGCCGCCCCGGCGGCCGCGGCGAAGGGCGGCGAAGTCCCCGGCGTGGCACGGGACGGCGGGGTGGGAGGCGCCCACGGAGGCGGCGGCTCAGGAGGTGGCCCAGGGGGCGGGCCTGGAGGCGGCCCTGGAGGGGGTCCGGGATTCGGGCCGGGGTTCGGACCCGGAGCGGGTCCGGGGTTCGGATTCGGTCCCGGGGTCGGCCCCGGCTTCGGATTCGGTCCCGGGGTCGGCCCGGGGTTCGGGCCGGGCCCCGGAGGGGTCGGCGGCTTCGGCGAGTTCCGCGGCTTCGGAGAGTTCGGCGAGTTCCGAGGCTTCGGAGAGTTCCGGGGTCGCCCGGGGGACCGGTTCGGTGAGTTCCGCGGGTTCGGTGAGTGGCGCGGTCCCGGCCGGGGTGAGAGGTTCGGCGAGTTCCCCGGCTTCGGTCCGGGGCCCGGAGTCGGCGGCTTCGGC of the Streptomyces sp. NBC_01788 genome contains:
- a CDS encoding polysaccharide deacetylase family protein; translated protein: MKKDQLLTRRRALLAGAVALGAAGAAGTAGLLLSGSSDTPVPPAPAAGPEARSALKPSAYRLSPLAGDAPQRAAPLPAKVRTSPILRFSGRGDTMMLTFDDGPHPEFTPHVLDILSQYDVRATFMVCGEMADWNRDLLARMADEGHVVGNHTWSHPLLTQLDRRGIRSELERTSDVIEKAYGERPLWFRAPYGAWNRDVFKLNAELGMEPLAWSVDSLDWTTPGTGAIVRRIESGAAPGVVVLSHDAGGDRSQTVRALRKYLPKLLDEGRHFTVPRRQYT
- a CDS encoding class F sortase, with protein sequence MPARELTGFIEEEEREPRRRRAPWGVIALALLTGLALIRNGSGEFDVGPPQPATAAAPDIRHTPLPSATGLQSVSRSVPDRIRIPVIQVDAPVTPVGVDPDGWVAAPPPEDPNLAGWFNGAVTPGEDGTSVVVGHVDNKAGPAVFYGLGALQNGNRVEIDRQDGKTAVFEVYGVEVFQKDDFPGDRVYGSKGTPELRVITCGGGYTKQTGYQGNVVVFARLVEVR